The Solea senegalensis isolate Sse05_10M linkage group LG11, IFAPA_SoseM_1, whole genome shotgun sequence genomic interval aaaaaacaacaacataagaaAGGCTCAGATAAGTCACAGCCTGATTCCTGCCACATGGCTAATGGGATAATTTAACCAATTATCAAATGTAATCACCTCAAGGAATCTGCAGATGTCTGATTTGTCGTTGGCACTCATGAAAACCACATTCTCAAACAACCAGAAGAACGGACGGTCGTCGTCCTCCTTCGGCTTCAACAAGGTCAGAATGCGGTAGAACTCAAAAAAGAGCCTTCCGGTGCCCTCTACAGGACAAGCAGAGGTGTTAAAGAAAAGAGGTAGACGATGTTGATGCTATGCTTATAACCTGTGAGTTTGTGAGATACATACCAAACAATCCTTTCCGTAGAGGGTTGACCATTGACAGGTCGTTACATGGACTGCCTCCAATCAGAAGATCAAATGGACCCCATTCAGCCAGCTGCAACACATACAGAGCTTCAGGTCAGGtcatacacagtcacacacattcTCCTCATTTCACATTATACACATTTCATTTGGTGTAAAGTGAGAAGCTACAGTGCATAACTTTAGGTGTTTTCTGTTAGTAGCCCGCCTTGGTTTGGTCgtcatgaacagaaacgatgtaacTGTATTTGTGTTATGTGTCCATCACCtcaaaacaggctctgtcaagcaaaactatcagacctgactgaggaagtgtttgtgtgtatacagcggcagaCGAGGGCAAGAAGCGCTTTTAGAACCAGCTCTTGGTgattccaagtgagctgagttgatattaatgtaacatgctttaatctccaacatttagcaaagaaatgtctaaaatctcaatattcaacaggagtctgatgtatttagcgacagcactgggGAGAGCTGCCGAtcgtgagctgaatcacaacccattcagctgtatttcagttcattgactgtgtcagacgcactctgtgctccagtcatgcaggaagtactggacttatctttttaatgaactgattctaatgattcagtataGGGATGGGTATGACACAGAATTTTGAGAGTCGATTGTCAAGGCCCACGTATcaaatttttgtcaaaatgtcagccttttttttttacagcagcagcaacagcagcaatgtGGAGGGTCTACACTGTACTATTTCATTTTAGCCtcaaaaacacagctgtaatGTCCAATATTGACCATCAAAGCAGTGGTAATAAAAACTAGACTTTTgcaaattttaaatgtttattcaaCATCCTTCTTAAAAAGTAGAGATGCGCAGATGAGCTGTAATGTCATCCGCACCCACTGctaaatatcaataatccaCCCGCCATCCACCCGTTTTTTTCAACAAGTAATACCCGCACCTGAGCATCATTCATCGTAGTAGCAGTCTGTTAAACATatggaacacagcagctgaCCTCTAGGTCAACTCATTTCTGCCTCCTTTCAGATCTAGTCAATATGTTAACCTacgcattatttatttatttcaaccgCGACCCGCCCACAATTCatccaaatattattttattcaggCAATCCACCCGCGGACCCTTGTGGGTGTAACCGCCAACCACGCATCTCTAATAGGTGAATTTACCTTATCATTTCGGCCTAGTTTTTGTTCAAGAACACAAGCATGTCCACGTGTTTGGGAAGAAGGCGAGTGCGGAGTCTATTCACTATTAATCCCCCGGCAGAGAAAACTCTCTCCGCTGGCACGGATGTGGCAGGGATGTAGGCTTTCACCAGACGGCTCGGGTTTCTGAACCTGTGCTCGTTATGTGTCCACCAGAGTGCAGGATCTTGACTGGGTGAGATGCCATCTTCATTTGTGTAGCGCACTTCATGGTGTTTATTTGAATAGGCAATGTAGTAACTTGAAAGACAAAATACAATTCATAAATACACATGAAAATCccacaagccccgccccccgACATTTCAACTCTCTCTATTTTTTTGTCGAGGTGAGCATGTGTTGATTGTCGAAAAAAGAGTCCCATCCCTAATTCAGTACGccgaaaataactgctttacaagtcactagtttgtgtatttgtgtcgcCTGTAAAACAacgtcaccacagtttcatgcagctgtgctgtgatgaccctgtccatgttgaggaggtactatatagtaatggaaaaccacatgactgataccaaaccaagtagagtATAGCCGAGTAGTGCTATACCTGAATAATAGAAAAGCGCCAAGTGAGAGTCATGTGAAGCTGAattcagcattgtgtgaagtcATCTGGTTTGAATTTAACAAACTCAAAAGTTCCCAACTAcagttttaaaagcacaaaacaaatgacTACGCAGTCAAAGGTGATTTGGGTTTGTGCACAGAAAGCGAGTACTCCTGCTGAAGCTTGTACTCACGTGTTTCCTGGTGATGGTACGGACATCATTGACATATTCGACCTTCCCCTCGTGCTTGATCATGCCCACGGCAATCGAGTCGTCACAAATCTCAGAGGCGATGTAGCGCTCCATCGTCATGCCCAGGTCTTTGAGCACCAGGTATCCTGTCGTGATGCCACAGCAGTTAAAGCCAGGTGAAAAGCACTGACTCATTTTAAGCCAGGAAATCTCTGTGACTGTTTACACATTAAACATGCATATTTGATTTAACAGGCTCTCTGACTGGAGCTCCCAAATCTGCTCTATATTGTACACAAAACATCATGAGCAGAGTAGATGAGTTTGGCCTGCTTGTTTTCATgactaaaatgaaaaacatgatgAACCAACCTGTTGCAATGCCATCAAAAAGTGAGAGCACCTTGATTGGTCTGCGCTGATCAGCAGGGATGGAGGGATACACTCTGTGAGGCTCCTGTGACCAAAGAAAATACACAGCTTTCAGCAACTTTGTGCCAATTagttatttaaacacattttattgtgcaCAGATGAGCATTTAGACTGTTTAAAGGTTTATTGTGTAAGCAAACCCTACGTAAACATAGCAGCAGCTCTGCCAGATGGATGACGTCATTAAAAGGCaactgaaataaattaaatggtTCATAACCTTCAatataaatatggatttctatGATTTTGATGCTGTTGTGAGATAATTGCACTCATTTTTCAGGATGCTGATATGTTCATCTCATAACTGTCAAAATTGTAGGATATAGACCCCTGGTGGGCAAGGCAAGTAATGCAATGggaccttttttaattttattttttattttgtactcaAGCTTCAAACGACCATGAAATATTTGGTAGAGGGTTTCCAAAATTTTTATAACCTGCAATAATCAATTCCCCCTGTGATCCTACCGACTGCAGATTTAAGTTTGCGAATGTCTGGATTAAATAATTAATCCTGAACTGTCCTACGTGTGAACTGTGTGCTGAGAGGCGAGTGTGGTACATACAAACTCCATGGCGCTGTTGTTGACAAAGAAGTCTTGGACTTTAACGCTCCAGTCTGGTCTGAGTTTGAGGTTTCCTCCACACTGTGATGGCTGGCACATGTAGCAGCTCCAGGGATCGACATCTTTCAGCTTGTCAAAGGTTCCTGGACCCACCAGGATGTCAACACAGTCCTTACAGAAACACCTAGAGAGTTAATgagaaatgcagaaaataagaaaaaagacatttccatGAGTGTGAACgttaattattaattgataTTTGAGAAATAAGACGCCGGCACTGTTTACCTGCAGCAGCTGGCGTTGCCACACAGAATGACCTCTGATCCGGCACAGCACACGGTGCAATATGACTGGTAGCCGTCTTCATCGTAGCGGTACAGTGTTTCTATGAAGTTCTCCTACAAACGGTGACAATGTCGTTGTGCAGCATTTGGCATGTTAATGGCAGCTGCGTTTCAAATGGAGGTTATACATTTACAAACTGAGCTGTGGGATGAAGTTAAGCAGACCACACTGATGTAGACAGGAGATATAGATGATTGTTAGTTTACCTTGCATTTTTGACAAAGACCACCTTCAAACAGTGGGTGCTGCGCTTCAATCTCAAATGATCCACAAGACAAGCACACATCTGAAATACCAAACCACTGCCTTAGACTTTCTGTGTTTATagcatattattttaaaacatcaaCTTCCACACTCTCTGAAAACATACCTGATATTTTTTTGCCCTTTTCTTTGACTGCGTCTACCATTGActctgaaaataaaatcacaaaaaggaACAAAGTGCATTGATAAAACCTCCTGAGAATCTCCTGGGTTTGTTGTCATGACTGTAGACAGAAATAATACATACCTCTGCTGTAGATAATAGCGGCTGCATTTGCCTTATTTTTTACAACGTATTTCCTTTTTGCTGGAGGCTGGTAGTCGGAGAGGGCAGACTCGGAGGAAGTGGCATGTGCAACAGAGTCTTCAAGATGGGACGAAGATAGAATAAAGACAAATTACGTATTTATAAGATGTGTCTTTGGTAAAACTTGACATTATAGTACAGTGATAGTAACGGTATGCTTTGACTTTTGTAATAGGGATATTACCATCTACAGTTATAGTAAAGTAATAGCTTCATAATAacaactgaaaatgtgtgtgagaccCCATGGGTATAACTTTGAAAATAATGGTAATTCCTTTTACTacactattactattattattttcaggctggaaatcacattaaaaatacTGTTGGTACTGCATCTATTTATACATCTACTTTCCCTGATGGAGTCAAGACAGTTATTAAATAATTTAGGAATAaacattaatgtcattttatgtttatgacaTGTTATTGTGCACATACCAGGTGGCAGGAATCCGTCCGGTCCTGTGGGCAGAAATCCTTCAGAAGCCCAGTCCAGCATCATTTTCagctctttttctttatttccttctgACTCGGCAAAAGACTTCCCACATCGCTCACCTGCCAACTGCAGATTACAGGTGTGAACAAACTCTTGAGCACTTGTTAAGCATTGCCCTGATTGCATTACGCTGaatacttgacacctgtagaggatgtttttttgttttttttcagaattttcttctttttttaaaaaacaacaaaaaactgcatacatattttctggatgtgttccagtcaagtgaaatagaaataattatcctctattgtagcattagtaaaacaacaaatctaatggtggcctatgacttctgcacagtactgtaaaaTGGCAgctgatgtgaaaatgaatcctggcacaaaacatttagttcaCTTACCTCAATTATTTGGTAGATGGCTTCTTTGTAGACGGGCAAGCTGGCAAAGGAATTTTTACAGAAGCACTTGGTGAAAGCATTGAACGGCAGTAAACCCTCTGTGTAAATCTGCAACACAAAGCAGTTGTGAGGTTCAAATCCAGCTCGGGTGATTCTGCAGCTCAAGCACCATAAACAACCACTAACCTCGGAGAACATCCCATCTCCGAACCACTCCACCTTCCTCATGCCCGGGGGAGATGACTTTGTTTTCCAGGGCATCACCATCCCAGGCCACCAGGAAAACCCCTTCACTTTCCCCCACACCAGCTCTCCTGACAGAAACCCTTTCCCATCCTGCACACATCAAACACAAGGAGAAAAGCAGTCATTCAAACtatgttttcatctttaaagCAGATATTTTCCTGCTTTGGTCAATCATGTTTGAGCAGACTTCAGGggataaatgtttgatttttgttctTACCTGGTAGACATATTTCTTTCGTCCTCTTGGTGTTGATTTATTGGATGGAGATGACTGTTCTGGCTGAAAGAACAAAGCCACATAATTAGTctgtacttctcaaatagtggggcgggCCCCCCTGGGGGGGGCGCGGTGAGGTGTCGGGGAgcgtgagaggcagggcaggacaactcatacagtggtttatacagataaataaataaaaatgatcaggttctcaatagtatttcaattcaaGGGGGTGTGAAagcatttctgtcctctgggggggggcatgacagaaaataatagagaaccactggtttagaGGAATTTAGGTGGTGACCTGTAATAATTAAGTGTAgtctatatttatatcaggagccgggtccactgtgtttttacaatagctcACAGTGGACAAAAtcaaacatcttttgagttgtgatgctaactgaaggctatgTCGGTTCTCTGACACACTTGGAAGAGAAGAGTGAGGAGAGGGTGTTTTACACACTGCATTTGTGAGTAGAGTTTCAGAGGGCGAAGAGGCTTGTTATGGGTATTCTGGTAGTATACTTCAGTATACCTACCACCTCATCTTGGGACTCCAGACCCTTTTTGCTTTCCTTATCAGGACCTACAGGTTCGGACCAGGAGTTAGCACCAGCCTGAAACACTGTACGGGCTTGTGGCTTCTGGCGTAAGCTGCTCTCCCAACCAAAACCTCCCCTACAGGTCCCCTGAGAGACAACACACTCATTACACACTCAAAAATCATGCACGTGCAAGTGTAACTCAAAACACTCGCACACCTTCAAACCACACTCCCATCATTCCAGTGATTAAGTTCACCATGTAGATTTAAAAGATAACGAAGCAACACAAGAGATGTAAATGAAgccaaatgtgtgtctgtgttgttctgGTTTTAATTATGAAGCTATCAAGCTGACAAAATGCATTATTCAATTTTGTTATTGTCAGTTTTTACTTCATAAACCATTTTTTATGTAGATATTTATGTGGGAAAAAATCTGTTACCTCCACGATGCCATTATTTCCAGGTGAAAAATCATGGTCATTCTTCAGCTCTTTGAAAGGAAGCACAAAGTGTTGCACAACAGTATGTTAAACACGGGCAATTCAGTGTTCTGGCCCTCAGATTAtctcaggtaaaaaaaaattacacttcaaaatgaaagtaaaaaagttttttcttaCTATTTATCTTTGTAAGGCGGACTTCACATTGCGGCATTCTCCTATTACGGCCAATCTCATCTagggaaaaaaagtattgtaTTAAATATAGTGACTTTTCATCATACAAACCGCTGttaatgtttcattaaaaatgtttcatttatcCTATTATTAAATTAAGATCTTTCCTCTTACCATTATTTTGAACTAAGGCGTCAGTTGCAGCCTGGCACGCTCCTTCTCTAAAGCCTTCACTCTCGGAGACCAGTGCAGTGTCTCCATTCTCTAAAGCCTGAGACATGAAATACAACAGGttcaatacaaacacacaaaaacttaacacaaaaacagataaaggatgttcgttttttttcttacctgaGTAAAAACATGCTGACTATCAAGTGGTGGACATGGTAGAGACAATAGTGCCAAAAGAAGCTTTCTGAACATGTTCAGCTCTGTGTCCCTCAGTACACTGGCCCAGTGTTTCTCCAGTGAAACATCTGCTAAGTGGTTATTCTCTCCTTCTTCGGCCCGCTGATACTTCAGGAATTCTTTAGTGAGCTGGGTGACATCGTCGGGGGAAATACAGATTCCGAGTTTGCTTCCAAGCTCTTTGACGGCTTTTGTTGTCAATTTTTTACTACTTTGAGGGTTCAAGAGCAAAGCCATACTCCTTAGCAATCCATCATTTAAAGGCAGCTTTGTTAAAATGCAATCTGTCACTGCGATGTAGAAAGACACCATCTCCTCCTTTAACAGGGGCAGTGCCTCGGCAGCCACAGATTCATTCAGGAAATCTTCCACCGCTTTCCCACCCACACTGAGCTTGGGGCTTGTCAGGTGGAATTTGCTGTTCTTAAGGACATTGACATCACTTTCCGTGAGGAGGCAAACAACAGCTTGAGGATCAAGGAAGTAGGAGCTGTAGGTACTCAGCAGGTTACTGGCTTTTTCCAGGATGACCAGCAAATTAGCTCGAGAACCTCCCTCTGGTGTTTGCAGATGCATCTGAAAACTGTGCAGTGGCTTCAAGGCCTGCTCCAGGAACATAAAGGTTGCCCTCAGTTTGGGATCCTGCAGCTGGGAGCAGATTAACTTGGCTGCATCATTGTCCTCGTCACAAGAGCTAAAGTACGATACAAGATCCGTCCATATTGCCAACATTTTTGAGACTAAAAGGCAAAGGTTGAGGCAGCTATTGTTGATACAAAATGATGGACCGTCCACAGTGATATCTGAGCCAAAAAGATCCTTGAGTTTGTCATCCTTTGGAGAACAGGTGGAGTAGTGGGAGTGAATGCCTGTCAGTAGTTCTTGAACCTGATTGGAGAGCTGCTTAACCCCAACATGACAGGCAGCATCACAGATGCTGTACAGCCCTCCAAGGGCTAATGTGTTTGAGTTGACCTCCCTGAGGTGTGAGCAGATCTGCTCTGAGGCAACACCATTACCATCGAGGTAAACAGCTACCATGTTCTCTGTGGGTAAACCAAATTTCTTCAAGGTCTCCGACACCACTGCAGCTCTTTGTTCTTCTGCATCATCCTTCAACTGAAGAGCATCCAGAAACCGGATGCAGTGCCTGCAGGCATCAATATCAAAAAACCCAACAAGGACCACAGAGACGGTGTCACCCTTTCCATCTGTTACCCctttataaatgtaaacacagtaagGAGTGTGCTGGCAAATTGATGTGATATCTTTGGGGTACTGCAGCCCCAGTTTGCGGCGTGCAAAATTTATAGAGCCCTGGACTCCTTTGTCAGAGGCTTTTTCAAAGTGACTGTGAATAAATCGGATAGCTGCATCACTGCAGGGGTTAGGCAACAATTCAGGGCATTGGCTTTGCGCATGGGCATTCTTGTAAATCTTTCTcttcaggtgtttgtttgtcttctcgTGTCGTTGAAGTTCAATGATGCCTTTATGAATTGTGGAAAGGTTTCTGGAACAAATTCTGCAGTAGGTGTGCTGCTCTCCAAGATTACTAGGTTCAGCCCATTCATAAATATTCTTCCATTTTTCAGTAAACgggaatttgtttgttttttctgtgccGTTCTCTTCCATGTCTGATTCCAAATTAGAACGTCCTGACAAAGTAAGAGAAAGCTGAatgaatgcgcacacacagGTGATGATCAAAACACTGTCTTATTTTACTatcaaagtgaaagaaaacacaaagctaTATTTACGTGACTCTGACGATGGCACAACAGGGCTGATATCATGGCCATTCCGAGCTTTCACGGGGTCATATTCTTCTCTTTTCACGTTTGCTGTGTAGAAAGCTTTAAACCACTTTATGATCTCAAAGTTGCTTTTTAAATCCCCCTTCAGGAGGTTCTCAACTGGAATGCTCTACATCAGAATAAAGAAGACAGGCACACTTATATACTGAACAGGGATACAAATGCTGTTTTGATCAAAAGGGATATCAATACCTACACCTACCACTAaatacaaagccacaaatacgtGGTTTTACTTCTTTTACTCTAGAACTGTGACAGCCTTGACTTTCTCAAGTCATCGTTGTTACCATTTGGTTCACAAAACACTAAGTGAGACTCTGCAACTGGCTCAATATTTTTgatgtgctgctgtttcacaatacaacatatatataaaatactttACTTATAAAAAACTTTGGCATAGTACAAATGTACGTACCCGTGTGATACCATTCTTGTTGAAAGCCTCTTGGAGGAGACTAAAGTTGTGCTTAGATTCATCTTCCCCCTGTGCATCAAACTTCACTTTGGTCATGTCAACAGAGCCAGGAGCAACACAATCCATGATCTGGCAGTGACAAGCACCTGTATAATCACAAATACATCACAAACAGTTCAGTAAGTGTGCAAATACAGTGGAGACAGGAAGATGCTGTTCCCCCccttcagacctggtattaccATCCATCTTCAGTGATTCAATCACTGCCAGATCGCCCTAAATATGACAGTTCACATCTGGCATTACTAAGTGTCCTGGATACATCTCCTGTGACAACATATGATCGAATCTAGACTTCTCCCACAAATGCATACAGACATCAGGATTTGTTTGCAAGaacaatatttatgtttttaacaaaacTGATTGTACAGATGAGTCTGGTGTCTGCGGTTTCTGCTCATAATAATTCTCCCTACAAAATATTTACAACTGATACAACCTTCTTGCATTCATGGCGGCTTGAAGCAGACTGGCATGATTACAATGTGCTGAGTCATTCTAGTGAATCACCTGAACCCATTTCCCGCACATCTTTGAAGTCGGTTTTCAGCaggttgttgatccacttcaCCACCTGAAAACGGCTGCTCTTATCCTGGGAGGAGTCTGGACTCAAAACCACTGTTGTTGCCATATTGCAGCtctataataaagaaaacaacaaattcaTAGTGTTAAAGATTCATAATTCAATCgtcataaacataataatagtgcatctgtgtttatgtcttaatgtttttttattgaattccGTACTTCCACCTATGTCAAACATAAAATTGCAATATATTGGACATTTTCACAGGTTTGCTGGTCTTTACTCAGGCAAAGTAAAGACCAGAGAACAAAGTGACAGGAACTTTTCATTCCCATGCTGAATATTTGAGTGCATAATGAACTCAAGAAGACCCGAGTTGGAAGACCCGAGTTCAAGTTGGAACAagcgtttgcatgttctccccgtgtgtgtgcgagttttctccgggttctctagtttcctcccacagtccaaaaacatgcagatttggggattaggcaaatttgacactctaaattgactgtaggtgtgagcgtgacagtggatggttgtttgtctctatatgtggtcctgtgatggactggtgacctgtccagggtgtaccccgcctttcgcccgatgtcagatgggattggcaccaaTGCCCCCCCATGACACTCATGTGGCTTTTCTCCACCATCCCACTATTTACTTTAGAACACCTCCATTTGTTAaccaaaatattaatatttgccctggtgatATCAATTATCTTATTGCAAGAGGAagaccaaatcaatattttggcCCACCCCATTATGTACTATCCCATTGGCCCCTCTACGTGTCCTAAAGTAAAAGTAGAGAAAATATGTGTTAATGCTTTTCttctgaaactgctgcccctgTGACCCTGATATGCATAAATAGATATCTTACACATATAGTACATGCCATCTACATCTCATTAACATATAGTACATGCCATCTACATCTCATTAATGTTAGCAGCTCATTATGTAAACCTGCTGTCAGTGCAGCCTGAGCATGTGTGTGCTACTGTCCCATGGCTGACTTCTTAGGGGGTAGGGTTGGTGGGTGAGACAGGGCCAATGGTTGTGCTGCCCGAGCTCCCATTGTGTGGGTGGAGCACAAAGGCAGAAGGACTCTCGCCTGAAAACAATCTTGTCATTAGCATCTTTTGGTTGTGTgtgatctttttgttttttacatttaagacaCACTGAATTGCTCTGTAGCTTTAATGCTACTGATCACTGCAGCCACgctgctctcctctcccctcctacAATGTATAGGAAGCGTCTCTGAAATCTCGCGGTGTCCAATTTTTTGCCGCGAACGTCTCCGTTGCACAACTTTCACTGACTGAGTAACTTGAGCTTTAACACGAGACTCTGTTGGTTTActaacagaaaaacaaccagAGTGTATCGCGACTGATGTGGACTGGCTATTTCACCTCTCTATACAACCCTTCCATAAATCTCAATACCGGGTAATATGTGCACAGCTACTAGTTTCGTGTAAGAGGAAGCCTACTTTATTATCTGCACTTGCATTAAAACATGTGTCCAAAAGTAATGCATTCCAACAGCCATTCAATGCATATGCGCCGACTCTCGGTGCATGTGcatgttattactattatcgCAAAAAGCAGCTGGGTGAAGTCGATGGCAAAGCCAGAGCCTGCCCCGGTCGGTCTTTGTGTTGTGAAGCCGCAGGAGGCTGGATTACAACTAACGAGGACAAAATCTCTAACGTGCCTGTATAGAACAACGTAAAAACGGACCACACGAGTGGTTGGGTTTGTATTAAAATACACCATTTTTATAAACTAAAAGTGTGCCCTACCTCGACCGTTCCCCCGTGGGTTCAGATGAACCTCCCGGATCTCGGTTTCATACGAAAGCACGATTTCCGAGAGGCAGACCTGCTCTTCTGACGTCCTCTTTATGGGGAATGGTCCATTGGACGAAACACTGCAGGAGGTTGTCCGCTAGTGGGACTATTACTAGCTACTAACTCTGAATAATGAGTTCGtttaatttctgttttgaaAAAGGAAAGAGTAGACAAACGTATTTCTCAGATGTTCAGCTACTTGACAAATATGATTGCCAACAATTTCATGCGCTGGgtttcattttggaaaacaaatcaGTGCGCAGGTTAACACCCCTCCCCCAAAATAGCGTCGGCTGGTCCAGTAATAAATTAGTATGACTTTAACTCAGAACCAGCGCATAACGCAATAGTTAGCGAGCTCCTTAGCAAATCTGGTAATTACACAATCGTGTCGCTACCAGAAAGCGTCACATATTTTAGCTAGCTGAGTTTATAGTTTAAAGTCAGCTAGCGAATCTCTACGTAGGCTAATATAGTCGTGACGCCGCCCACTCGCAAACGTTTAACAATCAGTCAAAATGCTTTGTGTAACTTATATCGTAAAGCTGATTAACATGTAATGAATTTAACACTAGCCTAAATATAGCTGGCTAATAGATATGCTGTACTTTTAACCCAGTGGCTAACAACAAACTTACACCTCAAAGTTCAGCCGCATCGCAGGTAAAACACTCCCTCACGTCACCTCCCTGCTTAAGAAGCGTAGCCTACCCTCAACTTCTCTGTTACTTTTGTTGCCGCAAAAGTCATGTAAGCTAACGATGCCACTCGCAACCGTGAAGTATTGCATTATGTCTATATTGAACTGAGTCATAAATACTAACACATCAATACTTGTggtatgtttgtgtgacatcGAACAGTAATTATTTACTACTGAAAAGCATTTCTCCAGCTTTAGAACTCAGGTTTCGTAATGGCGGATATGTACTAGTGGTCACTTAGATTTGGGCCTGTTTTCTTCCCCTGCTCTGCCTCGTGTTAGTACAGTGTAATGGCGCCACATAGACTGTCTCACTGTGTTGCAACTTAAATAACACCAACTTGTGACGTTAAGTGGTACAACTGTGTGATAATGGGAAAGTCGGCGATATCATTAATTCGGGCTATACCCCGCTTATATTTCCGCCATATTATGAActctctccagtccagaacaccaGGGAAAGTATTTACAATGGCGGAAAAGCAAAGTCCCTCCCCCAACCGCCTTCAACTGTTTCAAATGTTTGCCCCTCAAATCTCTTGTTTTCCCGTGTTATGTCACCAAATCTGCAGttaataattgaaataaaatcttTGAATCAGAAAA includes:
- the dnmt3ba gene encoding DNA (cytosine-5-)-methyltransferase 3 beta, duplicate a isoform X3, giving the protein MATTVVLSPDSSQDKSSRFQVVKWINNLLKTDFKDVREMGSGACHCQIMDCVAPGSVDMTKVKFDAQGEDESKHNFSLLQEAFNKNGITRSIPVENLLKGDLKSNFEIIKWFKAFYTANVKREEYDPVKARNGHDISPVVPSSESRRSNLESDMEENGTEKTNKFPFTEKWKNIYEWAEPSNLGEQHTYCRICSRNLSTIHKGIIELQRHEKTNKHLKRKIYKNAHAQSQCPELLPNPCSDAAIRFIHSHFEKASDKGVQGSINFARRKLGLQYPKDITSICQHTPYCVYIYKGVTDGKGDTVSVVLVGFFDIDACRHCIRFLDALQLKDDAEEQRAAVVSETLKKFGLPTENMVAVYLDGNGVASEQICSHLREVNSNTLALGGLYSICDAACHVGVKQLSNQVQELLTGIHSHYSTCSPKDDKLKDLFGSDITVDGPSFCINNSCLNLCLLVSKMLAIWTDLVSYFSSCDEDNDAAKLICSQLQDPKLRATFMFLEQALKPLHSFQMHLQTPEGGSRANLLVILEKASNLLSTYSSYFLDPQAVVCLLTESDVNVLKNSKFHLTSPKLSVGGKAVEDFLNESVAAEALPLLKEEMVSFYIAVTDCILTKLPLNDGLLRSMALLLNPQSSKKLTTKAVKELGSKLGICISPDDVTQLTKEFLKYQRAEEGENNHLADVSLEKHWASVLRDTELNMFRKLLLALLSLPCPPLDSQHVFTQALENGDTALVSESEGFREGACQAATDALVQNNDEIGRNRRMPQCEVRLTKINKLKNDHDFSPGNNGIVEGTCRGGFGWESSLRQKPQARTVFQAGANSWSEPVGPDKESKKGLESQDEVPEQSSPSNKSTPRGRKKYVYQDGKGFLSGELVWGKVKGFSWWPGMVMPWKTKSSPPGMRKVEWFGDGMFSEIYTEGLLPFNAFTKCFCKNSFASLPVYKEAIYQIIELAGERCGKSFAESEGNKEKELKMMLDWASEGFLPTGPDGFLPPDSVAHATSSESALSDYQPPAKRKYVVKNKANAAAIIYSRESMVDAVKEKGKKISDVCLSCGSFEIEAQHPLFEGGLCQKCKENFIETLYRYDEDGYQSYCTVCCAGSEVILCGNASCCRCFCKDCVDILVGPGTFDKLKDVDPWSCYMCQPSQCGGNLKLRPDWSVKVQDFFVNNSAMEFEPHRVYPSIPADQRRPIKVLSLFDGIATGYLVLKDLGMTMERYIASEICDDSIAVGMIKHEGKVEYVNDVRTITRKHLLHCLFK